One genomic segment of Hymenobacter psoromatis includes these proteins:
- a CDS encoding toxin-antitoxin system YwqK family antitoxin, whose product MTYRLIFGLLLSTFVAQAQRSQRITVYFDSTKIHPHEIYQALVSQDTVLNGPYKRFYPNGRLEAQTRYTDGKRDSLYVEFHANRARRLEATYVAGTRQGPFKTYYPDGKVAQVGTFVDDEPAGPLTTYYPTGEVKLQTTLTKGQPNGAVRELYASGRPAAEVMYANGQPNGAVKFYYPSGQVQSEGTLRNGLLASSYKTYYETGQLESETVMNEQTGKGSYRSYYPAGQLQTEGTYAPAALRERAVKNPLGDDLTKRVAPRTGTAALDGPATSYYESGKVKGKTTYRLGVPTGHGLSYYESGLPKEDIDYASQGRDRKVVRYYDAPGQPRQAEEQFRNNRPAGSWREFYPDGKTPRQTETYAANGKLTGERLTYFDSGKVQTRQQFDLNGLQTGVGQEYFANGQPFKEANYLKGLLTGSFREFHENGRPAVAGQYKNGKQSGEWTYYNASGGTERQVTYRDGKPENAGPRLKLNGKPFVPKASPKRK is encoded by the coding sequence ATGACATACCGGTTAATTTTTGGCTTATTATTAAGCACCTTTGTCGCGCAAGCGCAACGCTCCCAGCGGATTACGGTTTATTTTGACTCGACCAAAATTCACCCGCATGAGATTTACCAGGCCCTCGTGAGCCAGGATACCGTGCTGAACGGCCCCTATAAGCGCTTCTACCCCAACGGCCGCCTGGAGGCCCAAACGCGCTACACCGATGGCAAGCGCGACTCGCTCTACGTGGAGTTTCACGCCAACCGGGCGCGGCGGCTGGAGGCCACCTACGTGGCCGGCACGCGCCAGGGCCCCTTCAAAACCTACTACCCCGACGGCAAGGTGGCCCAGGTCGGTACCTTCGTGGACGATGAGCCCGCCGGGCCGCTGACGACGTACTACCCCACCGGCGAAGTCAAGCTCCAAACTACCCTCACTAAGGGCCAGCCCAACGGCGCGGTGCGCGAGCTGTACGCCAGCGGCCGGCCCGCTGCCGAGGTCATGTACGCGAACGGCCAGCCCAACGGGGCGGTAAAATTTTACTACCCCAGCGGCCAGGTGCAGAGCGAAGGCACGCTTCGCAACGGCCTGCTGGCCAGCTCCTACAAGACGTATTACGAAACCGGCCAGCTCGAAAGCGAGACGGTGATGAACGAGCAGACCGGCAAGGGCAGCTACCGCTCGTACTACCCCGCCGGCCAGCTCCAAACCGAGGGTACCTACGCCCCGGCCGCCCTGCGCGAGCGGGCGGTGAAAAACCCGCTCGGCGACGACCTGACCAAGCGCGTGGCCCCGCGCACCGGCACCGCCGCCCTCGACGGGCCGGCCACCTCGTACTATGAAAGTGGCAAGGTGAAGGGCAAAACCACTTACCGCCTCGGTGTGCCCACCGGCCACGGCCTGAGTTACTATGAAAGCGGCCTGCCCAAGGAGGATATCGACTACGCCAGCCAGGGCCGCGACCGCAAGGTGGTGCGCTACTACGACGCGCCCGGCCAGCCCCGCCAGGCCGAAGAGCAGTTCCGAAACAACCGCCCCGCCGGCTCTTGGCGCGAGTTTTATCCTGACGGCAAAACGCCCCGCCAGACTGAAACCTACGCCGCCAACGGCAAGCTCACCGGCGAGCGCCTCACTTACTTCGACTCGGGTAAGGTGCAGACCCGCCAGCAGTTTGACCTAAATGGCCTGCAAACCGGCGTGGGCCAGGAATATTTCGCCAACGGCCAGCCGTTTAAGGAAGCTAATTACCTGAAAGGGCTGCTAACTGGCTCCTTCCGAGAGTTTCACGAAAATGGCCGCCCCGCGGTGGCTGGCCAGTACAAAAACGGCAAGCAAAGCGGTGAGTGGACGTATTACAACGCCAGCGGCGGCACCGAGCGCCAGGTAACCTACCGCGACGGCAAGCCCGAGAACGCCGGCCCCCGCCTCAAGCTCAACGGCAAGCCTTTCGTACCCAAA